Proteins co-encoded in one Paracrocinitomix mangrovi genomic window:
- a CDS encoding T9SS type A sorting domain-containing protein, protein MRKYLLFFILFPFELFAQVDLSVESVHHRMGVSGNYQKGMEYFYVPDFYAGDVELSAIVTNQGIDTAHNAYISVDVFHNGSFANTHESSPIDLCGGCTDTFYVQNNYIITSYIQNRDFEFEVFSDESDVNLNNNLDSAFIKYESSGNGYQLRRDNDSVYGYLDSIPGVSFDPQCFGNEYDVLHDLKIPRVQVYISDDQNNLNELIFLSIFFKDISDSTWTWGTQTYDYTINQSDLGNWVIIDLFDDFYMCEGQKMLVNACDYVGQVKFGLGQPTDDSTSWGWAWSSQYEPEFSLNQVVLCHPIVVEADCDAGINGVEINDFKIKVLPNPIKDIAQVEFNLSQATNVQLTVSDISGRIYENLEFGHLKQGEQILSLNFKDYLTGVYILTLTTENQSENKRIIVSR, encoded by the coding sequence ATGAGAAAATATTTACTGTTTTTTATCCTGTTTCCTTTTGAATTGTTTGCTCAGGTGGATTTGAGTGTAGAATCTGTTCATCATAGAATGGGTGTTAGTGGAAATTACCAAAAAGGCATGGAATATTTTTATGTCCCAGATTTTTATGCCGGAGATGTGGAATTAAGTGCAATAGTTACTAATCAAGGGATAGATACAGCTCATAACGCGTACATAAGCGTTGATGTATTTCATAATGGTTCATTCGCAAATACTCATGAAAGTTCGCCAATTGACTTATGTGGAGGTTGTACTGATACATTTTACGTTCAGAATAACTATATAATTACTTCTTACATCCAAAATAGGGATTTTGAATTTGAAGTATTTTCAGATGAATCGGATGTCAATTTGAACAACAATTTAGACTCTGCATTTATTAAGTATGAGTCATCAGGAAATGGGTATCAATTGAGAAGAGATAATGACTCAGTTTATGGGTATTTAGATTCTATTCCTGGTGTGAGTTTTGACCCACAATGTTTTGGAAATGAATATGACGTATTACATGATCTGAAAATTCCGCGTGTTCAAGTATACATTTCAGATGATCAAAATAACCTAAATGAATTGATTTTTTTGTCGATTTTCTTTAAAGATATTTCAGATTCAACTTGGACTTGGGGTACCCAAACCTATGATTATACAATTAACCAAAGTGATTTGGGTAACTGGGTTATAATTGATTTGTTTGATGATTTTTATATGTGTGAGGGGCAAAAAATGCTTGTTAATGCGTGTGATTATGTAGGACAGGTGAAATTTGGACTAGGACAACCAACAGATGATTCTACAAGTTGGGGTTGGGCTTGGTCTTCTCAATATGAACCAGAATTTTCTTTAAATCAAGTTGTTTTATGTCATCCAATAGTAGTTGAAGCCGATTGTGATGCGGGTATAAATGGTGTGGAAATTAATGATTTTAAAATTAAAGTATTGCCTAATCCGATTAAGGATATAGCACAAGTTGAGTTTAATTTGAGCCAAGCTACTAATGTACAATTAACGGTTTCCGATATTTCAGGAAGAATTTATGAAAATTTGGAATTTGGGCATCTGAAACAAGGTGAGCAAATCCTTTCTTTGAATTTTAAGGATTATTTAACAGGAGTGTATATCCTAACCTTAACTACTGAAAATCAATCAGAAAATAAAAGAATTATTGTCTCAAGATAA
- a CDS encoding phosphatase PAP2 family protein, translating into MRQIFSIISYLFHPFLMPLLGLFLLFETYTLPFSIYKLDALYYFPGQAKQVLYVVLGILTCIAPGLSLLIMYWNKLISSLEMEDRKERTYPFILVTFYFILAYIYLKLSIPEAYQHPALMSYFFGIILTFAVSFVINFYVKLSLHAAAAFGVCGMLLAYYQTQLDSNLNVILIAIPLAGLVAGSRVYLKAHTFAETVLGMIVGFGVLYSVVKLQLYI; encoded by the coding sequence ATGAGGCAGATATTTTCGATTATTTCATATTTGTTTCATCCATTTTTAATGCCTTTGTTGGGCTTATTCTTGCTTTTTGAAACGTATACTTTACCATTTAGTATTTACAAGTTAGATGCGCTCTATTATTTTCCGGGGCAGGCTAAACAAGTACTTTATGTTGTTTTAGGAATCCTAACTTGTATTGCTCCAGGCTTGAGTTTGCTTATCATGTACTGGAATAAGTTGATCAGTAGCCTGGAAATGGAGGATAGAAAGGAAAGAACTTATCCATTTATTTTAGTCACATTCTATTTTATCCTGGCTTATATTTATTTGAAATTATCTATTCCAGAAGCCTATCAGCATCCGGCATTGATGAGTTACTTTTTTGGAATCATCTTAACTTTTGCTGTTTCCTTTGTCATTAATTTTTATGTTAAGTTAAGCTTGCATGCTGCAGCAGCTTTTGGAGTGTGTGGTATGTTGTTGGCATATTATCAAACTCAACTGGACAGTAATCTTAATGTGATCCTCATAGCTATACCCCTTGCAGGATTAGTTGCTGGCTCAAGAGTGTATTTAAAAGCACATACTTTTGCAGAAACAGTGCTAGGAATGATTGTTGGATTTGGCGTACTTTATTCAGTTGTTAAGTTGCAGCTTTACATCTAA
- a CDS encoding OmpA family protein, protein MKWVLGITAMFLAQFSWGQDDTIKVGLNSFIIADTTKPVNYDSLFAVEGNFRMNHEFYKNRYVETDLMYKITNNKGDGFDSLYGTRNMRPILHGVAYRGGANNYFHKTDKRKNQNPLPLDGMSGLCKEGFSAGVYLYRQNFEESPIGDTCNCVDNSWNNFKYYQYDYYDSSHVYEMIKMTYNAATQEETGPVYLHCWNGWHASGYISAVILKQFCGFSDWDAVNYWDLGTDGANTSPRYQTQRERIKEFQPYPEFMISDSLQKCLCPPMPEHIDSTQLHIEIEHLVVVPEAIPVGFDIVLYNVKFGPGKTTFPGISSNADIINLKKALDGDPNLKIEVGGYTDNSGSYEKNVSLSRSRAKFVYDHLISSGYPEDRITYAGYGPKKPIYSNRYKSTREGNRRIEIKVLAKTVHGGDQLVNEELYNDPNVFDEAALEHSYFSYFLNNQGSNDLGSTFIIDSLIFKSSSAELPVDGFGVEMLNGLVSYMKEHKNVRININGYTDASGIEENNQVLSEERAKAVYNFLVTNGIAENRLYHKGWGSENPIAPNRYKWGRDINRRIEIEFVSD, encoded by the coding sequence ATGAAATGGGTTTTGGGAATAACGGCAATGTTTTTAGCGCAATTTTCGTGGGGTCAAGATGACACCATAAAAGTTGGGTTAAACTCTTTTATTATCGCGGATACTACAAAACCAGTTAATTATGACTCACTCTTTGCGGTAGAAGGCAATTTTAGAATGAATCATGAATTCTACAAAAATCGGTATGTTGAAACTGATTTGATGTACAAAATCACCAACAATAAAGGTGATGGATTTGATAGCTTGTATGGTACCAGAAATATGCGACCAATTTTACATGGTGTTGCTTATAGAGGAGGTGCCAACAACTATTTTCATAAAACAGATAAAAGAAAAAATCAAAATCCTCTTCCTTTAGATGGAATGAGCGGCTTGTGTAAAGAAGGATTTTCTGCAGGTGTTTATTTATACCGTCAAAACTTTGAAGAATCTCCTATTGGAGACACTTGTAATTGTGTAGATAACAGCTGGAATAATTTTAAGTATTATCAATATGATTATTACGATTCGTCTCATGTGTATGAAATGATAAAGATGACCTACAATGCGGCTACTCAAGAAGAGACAGGACCTGTATATTTACATTGTTGGAATGGATGGCATGCTTCAGGTTATATTTCGGCGGTTATTTTAAAGCAGTTTTGTGGATTTTCTGATTGGGACGCAGTAAACTATTGGGATTTAGGAACAGATGGTGCCAATACAAGTCCAAGATATCAAACGCAAAGAGAAAGAATCAAAGAATTTCAACCTTATCCTGAATTCATGATTTCTGACTCTCTTCAAAAGTGTCTATGTCCTCCAATGCCAGAGCATATTGATAGTACTCAGTTACACATTGAAATTGAACACTTAGTTGTAGTTCCTGAAGCTATTCCTGTAGGGTTTGATATTGTACTATATAACGTAAAATTCGGGCCGGGTAAAACTACTTTTCCGGGAATTAGTTCAAACGCTGATATCATCAACTTAAAAAAGGCCTTAGATGGAGATCCGAATTTGAAAATTGAAGTAGGTGGATATACAGACAATTCGGGATCTTATGAAAAGAATGTTTCTTTATCTAGAAGCAGAGCAAAGTTTGTTTATGATCATTTAATCAGTTCTGGATATCCTGAAGATAGAATTACATATGCCGGTTATGGTCCAAAAAAACCTATTTATAGTAATAGATATAAAAGTACTAGAGAAGGTAATAGAAGAATTGAAATCAAGGTTTTGGCTAAAACTGTTCATGGTGGAGACCAACTAGTAAATGAGGAATTGTACAATGATCCAAACGTGTTTGATGAAGCCGCACTTGAGCACAGCTATTTTTCTTACTTCTTAAACAATCAAGGTTCAAATGATTTAGGAAGCACCTTCATTATTGATTCATTAATATTTAAATCAAGCAGTGCTGAATTACCAGTAGATGGATTTGGAGTTGAGATGTTAAATGGATTGGTGTCTTACATGAAAGAGCACAAAAATGTGCGCATTAACATCAACGGATATACTGATGCTTCAGGAATTGAGGAAAACAACCAGGTACTTTCAGAAGAAAGAGCCAAAGCCGTTTACAACTTTTTAGTTACCAATGGGATTGCCGAAAATAGATTGTATCACAAAGGTTGGGGATCTGAAAATCCAATTGCTCCAAACCGCTACAAATGGGGACGAGATATCAACCGTCGAATTGAGATTGAATTTGTTTCTGACTAA
- the odhB gene encoding 2-oxoglutarate dehydrogenase complex dihydrolipoyllysine-residue succinyltransferase → MSVLEMKVPSPGESISEVEIATWLVADGDYVEKDQAIAEVDSDKATLELPAEASGTITLKAEEGDAVAVGAVVCLIDTSAEKPAGFESKAAEAAPVEVEAAPAKEEKAAPKETAKPDPTPAKADSHATGHASPAAAKIMSENGVKANQISGTGKDGRITKQDVLALLAGGFSGADAVGWGGTRDKSLQKMSMLRRKVAERLVAVKNETAMLTTFNEVDMKPIMDIRNKYKKIFGETHDVGLGFMSFFTKAVTEALNKFPAVNAMIDGKEMIMHNYADIGIAVSSPKGLMVPIVRNAEQMSLAEIEREIKRLAIRARDGEITPDEMTGGTFTITNGGVFGSMMSTPIINPPQSAILGMHNIVERPVVVDGQIVVRPIMYLALSYDHRIIDGKESVSFLVAVKEMLENPETMLFGGKDPVEVLLGL, encoded by the coding sequence ATGTCTGTACTTGAAATGAAAGTCCCTTCACCGGGAGAATCAATATCTGAAGTAGAAATTGCAACATGGTTAGTTGCAGATGGAGACTACGTTGAAAAAGATCAGGCGATTGCTGAAGTTGACTCTGATAAAGCTACACTTGAGTTACCTGCAGAAGCGTCAGGAACAATTACCTTAAAAGCTGAAGAGGGAGATGCTGTTGCTGTTGGAGCTGTAGTATGTTTAATTGATACTTCGGCTGAGAAGCCTGCTGGTTTTGAATCAAAAGCTGCTGAAGCAGCTCCGGTTGAGGTAGAGGCAGCTCCTGCAAAAGAGGAAAAAGCTGCACCTAAAGAAACTGCTAAACCAGATCCAACTCCGGCAAAAGCGGATAGCCATGCAACGGGACATGCTTCTCCTGCTGCTGCTAAAATCATGAGTGAGAATGGGGTAAAAGCTAATCAGATTAGTGGTACAGGAAAAGATGGTAGAATTACCAAACAAGATGTTTTGGCATTATTAGCAGGAGGTTTCTCCGGAGCTGATGCTGTTGGTTGGGGAGGAACAAGAGATAAATCTCTTCAAAAAATGTCTATGCTACGTAGAAAAGTGGCAGAGAGATTGGTTGCTGTTAAGAATGAAACTGCAATGCTTACAACCTTTAATGAGGTTGATATGAAGCCAATCATGGATATCAGAAACAAATACAAAAAGATTTTTGGTGAAACACATGATGTTGGTCTAGGATTTATGTCATTCTTTACAAAAGCGGTAACAGAAGCTTTGAATAAATTTCCTGCAGTTAACGCAATGATTGATGGTAAAGAAATGATTATGCATAACTATGCGGATATAGGAATTGCTGTTTCTTCACCTAAAGGTTTAATGGTGCCAATAGTTAGAAATGCTGAGCAAATGAGTTTAGCAGAAATCGAAAGAGAAATCAAAAGATTGGCGATCAGAGCTAGAGATGGTGAAATTACTCCTGATGAAATGACAGGTGGAACCTTTACAATTACCAATGGTGGTGTGTTTGGATCTATGATGTCTACACCAATAATTAATCCTCCGCAATCTGCAATTTTAGGGATGCACAACATTGTAGAAAGACCTGTTGTTGTGGATGGACAAATTGTTGTTAGACCAATAATGTACCTTGCACTTTCTTATGATCACAGAATTATTGATGGTAAAGAATCAGTAAGTTTCTTAGTTGCAGTGAAAGAAATGTTAGAGAATCCTGAGACAATGTTGTTCGGAGGTAAAGATCCTGTTGAAGTATTGCTCGGACTTTAG
- the rpoN gene encoding RNA polymerase factor sigma-54, with the protein MLRQQLSQKLLQKLSPQQIQLMKLLQVPTMELEQRIKEEIEENPALEEGKEDHDDDYGSEDDYNDDLGEVSESQEDFDINDYLDDDLPQYKTSVSNQGRDDDDKAVPISGGVSFHEILKDQLMLRKMTDKERVIAENIIGNIDDDGYLRREIEAIVDDLAFTQNVMCTEEEVEDVLFLVQDLEPAGVGARDLRECLLLQLERRHHGNIAVYTAKKILEKCFEEFTKKHYDKIKAKFEISDEDLKDAVDEITKLNPKPGNSLKESTNSKNIQQIIPDFILTEEEGELSLSLNSRNAPQLKVSKSYETMLRNYAEGAKSSKADKEALTFVKQKLDAAKWFIDAIYQRQQTLMFTMKAILEYQKEYFLTGDETNLKPMILKDIADIVGMDISTISRVANSKFIQTPYGIMSLKYFFSESLSTTDGEEVSTREVKKILEDAIEGEDKKKPLTDQKLTDLLKEKGYNIARRTVAKYREQLNIPVARLRKEL; encoded by the coding sequence ATGTTAAGACAGCAGCTAAGTCAAAAATTACTTCAAAAACTTTCTCCTCAACAAATTCAGTTGATGAAGTTGTTACAGGTGCCTACTATGGAACTTGAGCAACGCATCAAAGAAGAAATTGAGGAAAATCCTGCTTTGGAAGAAGGCAAAGAAGACCATGATGATGACTATGGCTCTGAGGATGATTATAATGACGATTTAGGAGAAGTTTCTGAATCACAAGAAGATTTTGACATCAACGATTATCTGGATGATGATCTTCCCCAATACAAAACATCTGTTTCAAATCAAGGTAGAGATGATGACGATAAGGCAGTTCCAATTTCTGGAGGTGTTTCTTTTCATGAGATCTTAAAAGATCAATTGATGTTGCGTAAAATGACGGATAAGGAAAGAGTCATTGCTGAAAACATTATTGGAAACATTGATGATGACGGTTACTTGCGAAGAGAGATTGAAGCAATTGTTGATGATCTAGCCTTTACACAAAACGTGATGTGTACTGAAGAGGAGGTAGAAGATGTTTTATTCCTTGTTCAGGATTTAGAACCGGCAGGTGTAGGAGCAAGAGATTTAAGAGAATGTCTTTTATTGCAATTGGAAAGACGTCACCATGGAAATATTGCAGTTTATACGGCAAAAAAGATATTGGAGAAGTGTTTTGAAGAGTTTACCAAAAAACACTACGATAAAATAAAGGCCAAATTTGAAATTAGTGATGAAGATTTGAAAGATGCAGTTGATGAAATCACCAAATTGAATCCTAAGCCTGGTAATTCACTGAAAGAATCTACCAACTCTAAAAATATTCAACAAATCATTCCTGATTTTATTCTTACTGAAGAAGAAGGGGAGTTGAGTTTGTCATTAAATAGCCGAAATGCACCTCAATTAAAAGTGAGCAAGTCATACGAGACAATGCTTAGAAATTATGCTGAAGGTGCCAAAAGCTCGAAAGCGGATAAAGAAGCACTCACTTTTGTGAAGCAAAAATTGGATGCTGCAAAATGGTTCATTGATGCCATTTATCAAAGACAGCAAACTTTGATGTTTACCATGAAAGCCATTTTAGAGTACCAAAAAGAGTACTTTTTAACGGGTGATGAAACAAATCTTAAACCAATGATCCTAAAAGATATTGCAGATATCGTTGGTATGGATATTTCAACTATTTCTCGTGTGGCTAACAGTAAATTCATTCAAACACCATACGGTATCATGTCCTTGAAATACTTTTTCTCTGAATCGCTATCTACAACTGATGGAGAAGAGGTGTCAACCAGAGAGGTGAAAAAGATACTTGAAGATGCTATTGAAGGTGAAGACAAGAAAAAGCCTTTAACAGATCAAAAGTTAACAGATCTTTTAAAAGAAAAAGGATACAACATTGCCAGAAGAACCGTGGCAAAATATCGCGAACAATTAAATATACCTGTAGCAAGATTGCGTAAGGAATTGTAA
- a CDS encoding riboflavin synthase yields the protein MFTGIIEALAKVENIIKEDTNVHFTFSCPFTNELKIDQSVAHNGCCLTVVSIEGSNYTLTAIDETLKRTNLGDLSIGDVVNVERCMQMGGRLDGHIVQGHVDTTASCIEIINHEGSTEFVFEYNFDDVTVPKGSITVNGVSLTVVQSEKNRFSVHIIPFTLEHTNFGKLKVGDKVNLEFDIIGKYVKRMLSQQGVIS from the coding sequence ATGTTTACAGGCATAATTGAGGCATTGGCCAAAGTAGAAAACATAATAAAAGAGGACACCAACGTTCACTTCACATTTAGTTGTCCTTTTACGAATGAATTAAAAATAGACCAAAGTGTAGCTCATAATGGTTGTTGTCTTACCGTGGTTTCAATAGAAGGAAGCAACTATACTTTAACCGCTATTGACGAAACACTAAAACGCACCAATTTGGGTGATTTATCAATTGGAGATGTGGTTAATGTAGAACGTTGTATGCAAATGGGTGGTCGATTAGATGGTCATATTGTTCAGGGACATGTAGACACAACTGCCAGTTGTATTGAAATCATTAATCATGAAGGTAGTACCGAGTTTGTATTTGAATACAATTTTGATGATGTAACAGTACCTAAAGGATCTATTACCGTTAATGGTGTTAGTTTAACCGTAGTACAATCAGAAAAAAACCGTTTTTCTGTTCATATTATTCCATTTACTTTGGAACACACCAATTTTGGAAAACTAAAAGTTGGAGATAAGGTAAATCTAGAGTTTGATATTATTGGAAAATATGTAAAACGCATGCTCAGCCAACAAGGAGTTATATCTTAA
- a CDS encoding M48 family metalloprotease, with product MSRLLMSILAVGLLVSCGTGKDGKSDVPDGGFNLFPVEKDRELGAQVAKEIASKPAEFPILDSASNVAAYKYIYGVRDKILATGQVKHKDDFLWKIHIIKNDTTLNAFCTPGGYIYFYTGIIKYLENEAQLAGVMGHEMAHADLRHSTRQMTKVFGVQILLAAALGDQSVLGQITTGLLSLKFSRNHETEADHLGVHYLCPTEWQSDGGAGFFEKIMAEGGQTPPEFLSTHPSPDNRVENYHTWAQEEGCSGNATNEAAFRNFQALFD from the coding sequence ATGAGCAGATTATTAATGTCAATTTTAGCGGTAGGATTACTTGTTTCATGTGGTACAGGTAAAGATGGTAAATCAGATGTTCCAGACGGAGGATTCAATTTATTTCCGGTAGAGAAAGATAGAGAACTAGGAGCACAAGTTGCTAAAGAGATTGCCAGTAAACCTGCTGAATTTCCTATTTTGGATTCTGCTTCAAATGTGGCTGCTTACAAATACATTTATGGTGTTAGAGACAAAATTTTGGCAACTGGACAAGTAAAGCATAAAGATGATTTTTTATGGAAGATTCATATCATTAAAAACGATACAACACTTAATGCGTTTTGTACTCCTGGTGGATACATTTATTTTTATACCGGAATAATCAAATATCTTGAAAATGAAGCTCAATTGGCTGGTGTAATGGGTCATGAAATGGCTCATGCAGATTTAAGACATTCAACCCGTCAAATGACTAAGGTGTTCGGAGTTCAAATTCTTTTAGCTGCAGCTTTAGGTGACCAATCTGTATTGGGACAAATTACTACTGGATTACTTTCATTGAAATTTTCGCGTAATCATGAAACTGAAGCTGATCATTTAGGAGTACACTATTTATGTCCAACTGAATGGCAATCTGATGGTGGAGCTGGTTTCTTTGAAAAGATTATGGCTGAAGGTGGACAAACTCCTCCTGAGTTTTTAAGTACACATCCAAGTCCGGATAATAGAGTTGAAAATTATCACACTTGGGCGCAAGAAGAAGGATGTTCAGGAAATGCTACCAATGAAGCAGCTTTCAGAAACTTTCAGGCATTATTTGATTAA
- the dprA gene encoding DNA-processing protein DprA: MDERIYQIALSILNGLGPTTAKTLLEAIGSLEGIFKEKESNFRHIHGLRSDLVQDLRREECLIRAEQELEFIEKHNIQLYFYKDPNYPKNLKQCTDAPIVLFTMGHVYFNQRNISIVGTRKSSSYGKKMVDQLVKDFVPYEVQVISGLAHGIDKAAHEAAIRNNLPTIGVLGHGLDTMYPAAHRALAKQMMENGGIVTEFISGTIGEPTNFPKRNRIVAGLSEATIVVESSESGGSMITANLANDYNREVFAFPGNADKEFSSGCNNLIKRDKAHLITDVDDVIQVMNWEEKEKSEVIDINILEDLDPEESKLVNVFKSKGELNVDALAFETKLDSSNISVLLFNLELKGLVTSLPGKRYKLAQ, from the coding sequence ATGGACGAAAGGATCTACCAAATTGCACTGAGTATTTTAAATGGCCTTGGACCGACAACTGCAAAGACACTGTTAGAAGCAATTGGAAGTCTTGAAGGTATCTTTAAAGAAAAAGAATCAAACTTTAGACATATTCATGGTTTGAGAAGTGATTTAGTACAGGATTTAAGACGTGAAGAATGTTTAATTAGAGCTGAACAAGAACTTGAATTCATTGAAAAGCACAACATCCAACTTTACTTTTATAAAGACCCTAATTACCCTAAGAACTTAAAACAATGCACAGATGCACCAATTGTATTGTTTACAATGGGTCATGTTTACTTTAATCAAAGAAACATTTCAATTGTAGGCACCAGAAAATCCAGTTCGTATGGTAAAAAAATGGTGGATCAACTGGTAAAAGATTTTGTTCCTTATGAAGTTCAAGTGATAAGTGGCTTGGCTCACGGAATTGACAAAGCAGCACATGAAGCTGCTATCAGAAATAATCTCCCCACAATTGGCGTTTTAGGTCATGGATTAGACACCATGTATCCCGCAGCACATAGAGCACTGGCTAAACAAATGATGGAAAATGGAGGAATTGTTACCGAGTTCATTTCGGGTACAATAGGTGAACCTACCAACTTTCCAAAAAGAAACAGAATTGTAGCAGGACTCAGTGAAGCAACTATTGTAGTGGAAAGTTCAGAATCAGGAGGATCAATGATTACAGCTAATCTTGCTAATGACTACAATAGAGAAGTTTTTGCTTTTCCGGGAAATGCAGATAAAGAATTTTCATCTGGATGCAATAACCTCATCAAAAGAGATAAGGCACATCTTATTACAGATGTAGATGACGTAATTCAAGTAATGAACTGGGAAGAAAAGGAAAAAAGTGAAGTGATAGACATCAACATTTTAGAGGATTTAGATCCTGAAGAAAGCAAGTTGGTTAATGTATTTAAATCAAAAGGAGAACTTAATGTTGATGCACTTGCATTTGAGACAAAATTGGATTCTTCTAACATTTCTGTACTCCTTTTTAATCTTGAATTAAAAGGATTAGTAACCTCTTTACCCGGTAAAAGATATAAGTTAGCACAATAA
- a CDS encoding YqaE/Pmp3 family membrane protein, protein MKQKLKLLATAFFTSTLLLSCGTGRFANMNGDGNNCEERCGFGDESSAAEGNDGYDASLENLPPAAERRFRTNAENVSKGEEVVEVADSKSTDEVVVKSESPKRTESNLKRSKKANKYKSIIEKLAQKKRGGGSTNVILLVILAILIPPLAVGIYEGITGRFWLVLILSLIAWLGIGFWLGWHIAGLCSLAAVILALLIVLGVW, encoded by the coding sequence ATGAAACAAAAGTTAAAACTACTAGCTACAGCATTTTTCACATCTACTTTGCTGTTATCATGCGGAACAGGACGTTTTGCAAACATGAACGGAGATGGAAATAATTGCGAAGAAAGATGTGGTTTCGGTGATGAATCGAGCGCAGCAGAAGGTAATGATGGATACGACGCATCACTTGAAAATTTACCTCCGGCAGCTGAAAGAAGATTCAGAACTAATGCTGAGAATGTTTCAAAAGGGGAAGAAGTTGTTGAAGTAGCAGATAGCAAGTCAACTGATGAAGTTGTTGTTAAAAGTGAATCTCCAAAAAGAACTGAAAGCAACTTAAAAAGAAGCAAAAAAGCTAATAAGTATAAGTCAATCATTGAAAAATTGGCACAAAAGAAAAGAGGTGGCGGAAGCACAAATGTGATATTGTTAGTGATCCTTGCCATTTTAATTCCGCCTTTAGCAGTGGGAATTTATGAAGGAATTACCGGTAGATTTTGGTTGGTATTAATTCTTTCTTTGATTGCTTGGTTAGGAATTGGTTTTTGGCTTGGATGGCACATTGCTGGATTATGTTCACTAGCTGCAGTAATACTAGCCCTTCTGATAGTATTAGGGGTCTGGTAA
- a CDS encoding T9SS type A sorting domain-containing protein: MKTLYQCGIGTEKGFEGWKVLGTSSATRTYFERDHLEFFQHQSGNYNISISKKIDEMIGFTDLRLSAQTDIIENCAIHCVTPYVSTDGKRWKTINKDARLGADIHTDKMEFLYVKFVLNMTFYQEGRFRLNRIAVYGDYAPEKEKVDIATSQLTDIANGTYCNQKKEEFLVFSFEKKINIETQNENQYEFVLVNTLGQVIMREKSEGSRRFDTNVPDGIYFVTIMQGDKKMTTRKVVLN, from the coding sequence ATGAAAACCCTGTACCAATGTGGAATTGGTACCGAAAAAGGATTTGAAGGATGGAAGGTACTTGGAACCTCATCAGCAACTAGAACTTATTTTGAAAGAGATCATTTAGAATTTTTTCAGCATCAATCTGGCAATTATAATATCAGCATCAGTAAAAAGATTGATGAAATGATAGGTTTTACAGACTTGCGTTTATCAGCTCAAACAGACATCATTGAAAATTGTGCAATTCATTGTGTTACTCCCTATGTTTCTACAGATGGGAAACGTTGGAAAACAATCAATAAGGATGCACGATTAGGCGCAGATATACACACCGATAAAATGGAGTTTTTATACGTTAAATTCGTATTGAACATGACATTTTATCAAGAAGGAAGATTCAGACTTAATCGCATTGCAGTTTATGGTGATTATGCCCCTGAAAAAGAAAAAGTGGACATAGCAACCAGTCAACTAACTGACATTGCCAATGGTACTTATTGCAATCAGAAAAAAGAAGAATTTTTAGTGTTTTCATTTGAGAAAAAAATCAACATAGAAACACAAAATGAAAATCAATACGAATTTGTACTGGTTAATACACTTGGTCAGGTTATCATGAGAGAGAAATCGGAAGGTAGCAGGCGATTTGACACAAATGTACCTGACGGCATTTACTTTGTCACCATCATGCAGGGAGACAAGAAAATGACAACAAGAAAGGTAGTGCTCAATTGA